A stretch of Aureispira sp. CCB-E DNA encodes these proteins:
- a CDS encoding S8 family serine peptidase: MNTLHCFFLLVVSTFTFAQSDTDKHLYDLHLVKLTDKKNSPFSLFSPQEYLSPRALERRATQGVSIDMLDIPISMSYIKTIEALAPIQGKSKWFNALAIHTESKSILKQIEALPFVKSIQPLGKFRKAKKAKIYHKRPAIDSSKHQVSPYGLAKTQLEMLGGEKLHQLGFTGKEVHVGVVDGGFRNAYRMTVFDSLFLDDRILGTHDFVEGDDFVYESSTHGTNVLSIMAAKQPYLMIGTAPDAYYYLFKTEDIRGEFRAEEFYWVLALEHADSVGIDIVNSSMGYTRFRDASMSYQYKDLDGKSTLITQGANIASAKGILIVNAAGNDGHKDWHYLAAPADAVEVLTVAAVQRDSSRATFSSWGPTYDGRIKPDVAALGEGTAYASMITYDVGYGDGTSYACPVLTGMVATLKQAFPTVSNKKLKSAIVNSAHLLHADSSLGKGIPNFLQAYLTLSDSSIFIHQSGLLDHPKRIVNNNVHVYVENAQKTPIELTLYNIWGKQLHHRKEELQANIINKISLKEFKNYGQGVYALQIKLWGKTHWVELVH; this comes from the coding sequence ATGAATACCCTTCATTGTTTTTTCTTATTGGTTGTAAGTACGTTTACATTTGCACAATCTGATACAGACAAGCATCTCTATGACTTGCATTTAGTAAAACTAACAGACAAAAAGAATAGTCCATTTAGCCTTTTCTCTCCGCAAGAATATTTAAGTCCTAGAGCTTTAGAACGACGTGCGACCCAAGGTGTTTCCATTGATATGCTGGATATTCCTATCTCTATGTCATATATTAAAACAATAGAAGCATTGGCTCCTATCCAAGGAAAATCCAAGTGGTTTAATGCGCTTGCGATTCATACAGAAAGTAAAAGTATTCTCAAACAAATTGAAGCCCTCCCCTTTGTAAAATCTATTCAACCTCTTGGCAAGTTTCGAAAAGCAAAAAAAGCAAAAATTTACCATAAAAGACCTGCTATAGATAGCTCAAAACATCAAGTAAGTCCCTATGGTTTAGCTAAAACCCAACTTGAAATGCTTGGAGGTGAAAAGCTTCATCAATTGGGCTTCACAGGAAAAGAAGTACATGTTGGTGTTGTTGATGGTGGCTTTAGAAATGCGTATAGAATGACTGTGTTTGATAGCCTATTCTTAGATGACCGAATTTTAGGTACCCATGACTTTGTTGAAGGCGATGACTTTGTCTATGAAAGCAGTACTCATGGCACCAATGTCCTATCAATTATGGCAGCTAAGCAACCTTATTTGATGATTGGTACGGCTCCTGATGCTTATTATTATTTATTTAAAACAGAAGATATTCGAGGAGAATTTAGAGCGGAAGAATTTTACTGGGTGCTTGCTTTAGAACATGCCGATAGTGTTGGAATAGATATTGTCAATTCATCAATGGGATATACTCGTTTTAGGGATGCCTCTATGTCTTATCAATACAAAGATTTGGATGGAAAAAGCACCTTAATTACCCAAGGTGCGAACATTGCTAGTGCCAAAGGCATTTTGATTGTCAATGCCGCTGGTAATGATGGTCATAAAGATTGGCATTACTTGGCTGCCCCTGCCGATGCCGTGGAAGTGCTAACAGTTGCGGCTGTTCAACGAGATAGCAGTAGAGCAACATTTAGTTCTTGGGGACCGACCTACGATGGGCGCATCAAACCCGATGTAGCTGCATTAGGAGAAGGCACTGCCTATGCTTCTATGATTACTTATGATGTAGGATATGGTGATGGCACTTCTTATGCCTGTCCTGTCTTGACTGGAATGGTGGCAACGTTAAAACAAGCCTTTCCTACCGTATCCAATAAAAAGCTAAAAAGTGCCATAGTCAATAGCGCACATTTATTACATGCGGACTCTTCTTTGGGAAAAGGTATTCCCAATTTTCTTCAAGCCTACTTAACCCTATCGGATTCTAGTATTTTTATACATCAATCGGGTCTTCTGGATCACCCCAAAAGGATTGTCAATAATAATGTACATGTCTACGTAGAAAATGCTCAAAAAACTCCTATTGAATTAACTTTGTATAATATTTGGGGCAAACAATTACATCATCGAAAAGAAGAACTTCAAGCCAATATAATTAATAAAATATCACTCAAAGAATTCAAAAACTATGGTCAAGGAGTTTATGCGTTGCAAATCAAGTTGTGGGGCAAAACACACTGGGTAGAACTGGTTCATTAA
- a CDS encoding S8 family serine peptidase, with translation MKALTILFFLFLIHPIQAQKEDYNHHNHTLHWVEFTDKNNTPYSIFRPQDFLSARAIQRRITMGIPIEENDLPITPDYIKQVIGLGAPLHAKSKWLNSIAIYTKDKNLLKQINELPFVKSVKPLGKFRKVTKPNMKKNKPSVDASKHEIDYYGQADNQIKMLGGDVLHGYGYTGKGIHVAIFDGGFLDVYRMPVFDSIYTNNRLLGTHDFVEGDDFVYESSSHGTNVLACMGSKAPHLIVGTAPDASYYLFKTEDVRGEFRTEEFNWVAALEHADSIGVDVVNSSLGYTGFNDTTMSYKYHQLDGKTALSSRGANIGASKGILIVNSAGNEGDGNWHYIGTPADAEGVLSVAAVRPNGTRASFSSWGPTPDGRIKPDVAAQGRYTVVANLNKYDITRTNGTSFSSPVMAGMVASLKQAHPDKTSEEIKDAIRLSGSISNQPDSSLGYGIPNFFFAYLTMLKASIVVDHKGELYYTPKPIDDELHLFIEQRKPAVLKISIYNKLMAEQFTYTTTTKGREIKEVRIPDLENYPAGVYMIKLEIDAYPYWLEMIKE, from the coding sequence ATGAAAGCATTAACGATACTATTTTTTTTATTTCTAATTCATCCTATCCAAGCCCAAAAAGAGGATTACAACCATCATAATCATACCTTACATTGGGTTGAATTTACGGACAAAAATAATACTCCCTACAGTATTTTTCGTCCTCAAGATTTTTTATCTGCTAGAGCTATCCAACGTAGGATCACAATGGGGATTCCCATTGAAGAAAATGACTTGCCCATCACTCCTGATTACATCAAACAAGTCATCGGCTTAGGAGCTCCTCTACACGCAAAATCAAAGTGGCTTAATTCTATTGCGATTTATACCAAAGATAAGAACTTATTAAAGCAAATTAATGAGTTACCTTTTGTCAAATCGGTTAAACCCTTGGGCAAATTTAGAAAGGTTACCAAACCTAATATGAAAAAAAACAAACCTTCTGTAGATGCTTCTAAACATGAAATAGACTATTATGGTCAAGCAGATAACCAAATTAAGATGCTAGGCGGTGACGTGTTGCACGGATACGGATATACAGGAAAAGGCATCCATGTTGCTATCTTTGATGGTGGCTTTTTGGATGTTTATCGAATGCCTGTTTTTGATAGTATTTACACTAATAATCGTTTATTGGGAACACACGATTTTGTAGAAGGAGACGATTTTGTTTACGAAAGTAGTTCGCATGGCACCAATGTCCTCGCTTGTATGGGGTCTAAAGCACCACACTTGATTGTAGGCACAGCTCCTGATGCTTCTTATTACTTGTTTAAAACCGAAGATGTTCGAGGAGAATTTAGAACAGAAGAATTCAACTGGGTAGCTGCCCTAGAACACGCAGATAGCATAGGAGTTGATGTCGTTAATTCTTCCTTGGGTTATACGGGCTTCAACGATACGACCATGTCCTATAAATACCATCAATTGGATGGAAAGACAGCCCTTTCTAGTCGAGGCGCTAACATTGGTGCTTCCAAAGGAATTTTGATTGTCAATAGTGCTGGTAACGAAGGCGATGGTAATTGGCACTATATCGGAACCCCTGCCGATGCCGAAGGCGTTTTGAGTGTCGCTGCTGTTCGCCCCAATGGGACTAGAGCCAGCTTTAGCTCTTGGGGACCTACTCCCGATGGCAGAATCAAACCAGATGTAGCAGCACAAGGACGTTATACGGTTGTTGCCAATCTAAACAAATATGACATCACAAGAACCAATGGTACTTCCTTTTCTTCTCCCGTTATGGCAGGTATGGTTGCCTCTCTCAAACAAGCGCACCCCGACAAAACAAGCGAAGAAATCAAAGATGCTATTCGCCTAAGTGGTAGTATATCTAATCAACCAGATTCTTCTTTGGGGTATGGAATTCCTAATTTCTTTTTTGCTTATCTTACAATGTTAAAAGCAAGTATTGTTGTTGATCACAAAGGGGAACTATACTACACTCCCAAACCTATTGATGATGAGTTGCATCTGTTTATTGAACAACGAAAGCCTGCTGTATTAAAAATAAGTATTTATAATAAATTAATGGCAGAACAATTTACTTATACCACGACTACCAAAGGTAGAGAAATCAAAGAAGTTCGCATTCCTGATTTAGAAAATTATCCTGCGGGAGTTTATATGATAAAACTAGAAATTGACGCTTACCCTTATTGGCTTGAAATGATTAAGGAGTAA
- a CDS encoding DUF255 domain-containing protein, which yields MRRIIFALFCFCQLGCQPDITYAPYNNYLQGVQSAHQNNKPIFLHFTCWSCIGYNSFEHHIITNKAVKRLLNQDFISIDLYTDDKTSLDQKTLQQFIQTINFDSLAQQQILKFKTLGAVNTAIERTLFKKSTQPLYVLLSPNGNLLIPPFGYFGKDPQVLIQNLEKAKKNLHQSSMR from the coding sequence ATGAGAAGGATTATTTTTGCACTATTCTGCTTTTGTCAACTAGGTTGCCAACCAGACATAACATACGCACCTTATAACAACTATTTACAAGGTGTACAATCTGCTCATCAAAATAACAAACCTATATTTCTTCATTTTACATGTTGGAGCTGTATAGGTTACAATAGCTTTGAACATCATATTATTACGAATAAAGCTGTAAAAAGACTACTTAATCAAGATTTTATATCAATCGATTTATATACTGATGACAAAACTTCATTGGATCAAAAAACCTTGCAACAATTCATTCAAACAATAAATTTTGATTCGCTTGCTCAACAACAAATTTTAAAATTTAAAACCTTAGGCGCTGTTAATACTGCAATTGAACGGACACTCTTTAAAAAATCAACTCAACCACTTTATGTACTTTTAAGTCCTAATGGTAATCTTCTAATACCACCATTTGGGTATTTTGGAAAAGATCCTCAAGTTCTAATTCAAAATCTAGAAAAAGCAAAGAAAAACCTCCATCAATCATCGATGCGTTGA
- a CDS encoding cytochrome P450, with the protein MKEVPLIPADHWFFRNSLVVLNDPLAFFVNTFAEYGDIYNVNSNLYTIYVTANPKHIQEIMVSNKKDYAKSDDYKILKYSLGNGLLTSEGDFWKKQRRIAQPAFHRESMKKLLDIMIASTQKIVASWKEKTQVQLTDEMNFLTLDIVTKCLFGTELKTDYSKIQQAVTIENEYLAERIMTPFKPPFWVPTSKNRAYRKARAYSSSLILNIIKDRQENPSTHNDLLSMLMNAEDEDTGEKMSNQQLKDESITIFVAGHETTANALSWTFYLLTQHPDKLKILQQEIDTVLQDKPPTFQNLKELTYTQMVLEESMRLYPPAWTIVRKVAHETTMDGYLFKKDTRLILDVYMLHRHPDYWENPTAFEPERFESNQKKKRHKYAYIPFGAGQRMCIGNSFAMMEMKVVLTLLLQQFNLSLAPNAPEVVPEPLITLRPKNGILMDIRSR; encoded by the coding sequence ATGAAAGAAGTTCCGCTCATTCCTGCCGATCATTGGTTTTTTAGAAATTCTTTAGTTGTTCTAAATGATCCTCTAGCTTTTTTTGTTAATACCTTTGCAGAATACGGTGATATTTACAATGTCAACTCCAACCTATACACAATCTATGTGACTGCAAACCCTAAGCACATTCAAGAGATAATGGTCTCTAACAAAAAGGATTATGCCAAGAGCGATGATTATAAAATATTAAAGTATTCTTTAGGGAATGGTTTATTGACTAGTGAAGGTGATTTTTGGAAAAAACAACGCCGTATTGCCCAGCCTGCTTTTCATAGAGAAAGCATGAAAAAATTGTTGGACATTATGATTGCTTCTACGCAAAAAATAGTCGCCTCTTGGAAAGAGAAAACACAGGTTCAGTTAACGGATGAAATGAATTTTTTGACACTTGATATTGTCACCAAATGTTTGTTTGGTACTGAATTAAAAACCGATTATTCAAAAATTCAGCAAGCAGTTACGATAGAAAATGAGTACTTGGCAGAGCGAATCATGACACCTTTTAAGCCTCCGTTTTGGGTTCCTACCTCCAAAAATCGTGCTTATAGAAAAGCTCGTGCTTATAGTAGTAGCTTAATTTTAAATATTATTAAAGATAGGCAAGAAAACCCTAGTACTCACAATGATTTGTTGAGTATGCTGATGAATGCAGAGGATGAAGATACGGGAGAAAAAATGAGCAATCAACAGTTAAAAGATGAATCGATCACTATCTTTGTAGCAGGGCACGAAACAACAGCCAACGCTTTGTCGTGGACTTTTTATCTACTAACGCAGCATCCTGATAAACTAAAAATCTTACAGCAAGAAATTGATACGGTGTTGCAAGACAAACCACCAACATTCCAAAACTTGAAGGAACTCACCTACACACAAATGGTCTTGGAAGAATCCATGCGTTTGTATCCTCCTGCTTGGACTATCGTACGAAAAGTTGCCCATGAAACAACTATGGATGGGTATCTATTCAAAAAAGATACTCGATTAATTTTAGATGTATATATGCTACATCGCCACCCCGATTATTGGGAAAACCCCACTGCTTTTGAACCAGAACGTTTTGAAAGCAACCAGAAGAAAAAGCGGCACAAATATGCTTATATTCCTTTTGGGGCAGGGCAACGGATGTGCATTGGCAATAGTTTTGCTATGATGGAAATGAAAGTTGTGCTAACATTGTTATTGCAACAGTTCAACTTATCTCTTGCCCCTAATGCACCTGAAGTAGTCCCCGAACCGCTAATCACCTTACGACCTAAAAATGGGATTCTGATGGACATCCGTAGTCGATGA
- the lnt gene encoding apolipoprotein N-acyltransferase: MKKEMQIRLVVGTICLLIAVYVGCDLRTLYRQDQLWGQRVLWFWLCVWGSILAFLGQYITTLPQRNKLLGASILSGVLLAGGFMPMPTFFLMFIGFIPLLWAEDIVSKERSTTSKWTIFKLAFNTFLIWNLLTTWWIQNSSFIAGMLGNTLNAVFMTIPFIFYHVTKKNMGQRAANLGFLSFWMTFEIGHLTWDISWPWLTLGNSFAHLPSLVQWYEFTGVFGGSLWILGINIWIADGLFKYWSQEQPSGSLAAVFIKPSIAFIVPILVSLAIYYSYDVTTEKAVEVVSVQPNFEPHYQKFSIPQEQQLTRFMELTETAVTDRTAYVLFPETSFRGIEANKLEESQLIKTLRAFTGAHPKLNLITGLSTYIRYKEGEPRPDNVYTYCNSTQTQCQYRDAHNAAIQLNSQTKEIPYYKKSKLVPGAESMPYIGNIPFFKGLILDLGGAPGLSLGIQDKRAVFTSSQGAVAPLICYESIYGDYVTDYIKEGAEALFVITNDGWWDNSNGHRQHLYLSSLRAIENRRYVVRSANTGVSCFINSRGDIYHPTNYDEAIAIRDDIYLNDKVTFYTLYGDLIGRISILVSIWLLVSMLANGLRGEKHST; encoded by the coding sequence ATGAAAAAAGAAATGCAAATAAGGTTGGTTGTTGGGACAATTTGCCTATTGATTGCTGTTTATGTAGGGTGTGATTTACGAACGTTGTATCGTCAAGATCAACTTTGGGGACAACGAGTACTTTGGTTTTGGTTGTGTGTTTGGGGAAGTATTTTAGCCTTCTTGGGACAATATATTACCACATTACCACAAAGAAACAAACTATTGGGAGCGAGTATACTTTCTGGTGTCCTACTTGCGGGAGGTTTTATGCCCATGCCTACTTTTTTTCTTATGTTTATAGGATTCATACCTTTGCTTTGGGCAGAAGATATTGTCTCTAAAGAGCGGTCAACCACCTCCAAATGGACCATTTTTAAATTGGCATTTAATACATTTCTTATTTGGAACCTATTAACGACTTGGTGGATTCAAAACAGTTCTTTTATAGCTGGTATGTTGGGGAATACATTGAATGCTGTTTTTATGACCATCCCTTTTATTTTTTATCATGTAACAAAAAAAAATATGGGGCAACGTGCGGCGAATTTAGGTTTTCTGAGCTTTTGGATGACCTTTGAAATAGGGCATTTAACTTGGGATATTTCGTGGCCTTGGTTAACCTTGGGGAATAGTTTTGCACACTTGCCTAGCTTAGTACAATGGTACGAATTTACGGGGGTTTTTGGAGGTTCTTTGTGGATATTGGGAATTAATATTTGGATTGCAGATGGTTTGTTTAAGTATTGGTCTCAAGAACAGCCTTCTGGTTCTTTGGCAGCTGTTTTCATCAAACCAAGCATTGCTTTTATTGTTCCAATTCTTGTTTCTCTAGCTATTTATTATAGTTATGACGTGACGACCGAGAAAGCTGTTGAAGTGGTTAGTGTACAGCCTAATTTTGAACCACATTATCAAAAGTTTAGTATTCCTCAAGAACAGCAGTTGACACGTTTTATGGAATTGACAGAAACTGCTGTAACCGATCGAACTGCTTATGTTTTATTTCCAGAAACTTCTTTTAGAGGTATAGAAGCTAATAAACTAGAAGAAAGTCAGTTAATTAAAACACTTCGTGCATTTACAGGAGCGCATCCTAAGTTGAATTTAATTACGGGATTAAGCACCTATATTCGTTACAAAGAAGGAGAGCCTAGACCAGATAACGTTTATACGTACTGTAATTCAACGCAAACACAATGTCAGTATAGAGATGCACACAACGCAGCCATACAGTTGAACAGTCAAACGAAAGAAATTCCTTATTATAAAAAATCAAAGTTAGTTCCTGGTGCTGAGAGCATGCCTTATATTGGTAATATTCCTTTTTTCAAAGGCTTAATTCTTGATTTGGGAGGAGCACCAGGCTTGAGTTTGGGTATTCAGGACAAACGAGCCGTATTTACTTCTAGTCAAGGCGCCGTAGCCCCTTTAATTTGTTATGAATCTATTTATGGCGACTATGTAACAGATTATATCAAAGAAGGCGCAGAAGCATTATTTGTAATTACCAACGACGGTTGGTGGGATAACAGCAATGGGCATCGCCAACATTTGTATTTATCTTCTTTAAGAGCGATTGAAAATCGCCGTTATGTCGTTCGCTCTGCCAATACGGGCGTTTCTTGTTTTATCAATAGTAGAGGCGATATTTATCATCCAACGAATTATGATGAAGCTATTGCCATTCGAGATGACATCTATTTAAACGATAAAGTAACCTTTTATACATTGTATGGCGACTTGATTGGTCGAATTTCCATTTTAGTATCTATTTGGTTGTTGGTTTCTATGTTGGCCAATGGTTTGAGGGGAGAGAAGCACAGTACCTAG
- a CDS encoding iron ABC transporter permease, with product MLNLAWGSVVIPLDRILDALLGNASIKSDATIVWSFRMPKIMAAIFSGASLGVSGLLMQTFFRNPIAGPFVLGISSGASLGVALFILASGWLSSFAFFAFWGTSNWMLILMAMLGAGLVLFLLMLISWRISDINTLLILGLMFGSATSAIVSLLQYFSSQQALQQFVLWSMGSLTGVTWEELTLLAPICALFILLTFGLSKTLDALLLGDQYALSMGVNVRRAQQQIIVVTAVLAGGITAFCGPIAFVGIAVPHLARMFFQTHRHFVLLLGTILLGMITLLLCQFIAQLPGSDQMLPINVVTSFLGAPMVIYIVLSRRSI from the coding sequence ATGCTGAATTTAGCATGGGGCTCTGTTGTTATTCCCTTGGATCGCATACTAGATGCTTTGTTAGGAAATGCAAGTATTAAGAGTGATGCTACTATTGTTTGGAGCTTTAGAATGCCTAAAATAATGGCTGCAATATTTAGCGGGGCTAGTTTGGGGGTTAGCGGTTTGTTAATGCAAACGTTTTTTAGAAATCCTATTGCAGGTCCTTTTGTATTGGGGATTAGTTCTGGGGCTTCTTTAGGAGTGGCTTTATTTATCTTAGCATCAGGATGGTTGTCTTCCTTTGCATTTTTTGCTTTTTGGGGAACTAGCAATTGGATGTTGATTTTGATGGCAATGCTAGGGGCAGGGCTTGTGCTCTTTTTGTTGATGTTAATTTCTTGGCGCATTTCCGATATTAATACCTTGTTAATTTTGGGATTAATGTTTGGTAGTGCTACCAGTGCGATTGTATCTTTGTTGCAGTATTTTAGTAGTCAACAAGCGTTGCAGCAGTTTGTATTGTGGTCAATGGGAAGTTTGACAGGAGTAACTTGGGAAGAATTGACATTATTAGCTCCAATTTGTGCTCTATTTATACTATTGACATTTGGTTTGAGTAAAACATTAGATGCTCTGTTGTTGGGAGATCAGTATGCTTTGAGTATGGGCGTAAATGTTCGTCGAGCACAACAACAAATTATTGTAGTGACCGCTGTTTTGGCAGGAGGGATAACGGCTTTTTGCGGTCCCATTGCTTTTGTTGGGATAGCCGTTCCTCATTTAGCTCGGATGTTTTTTCAAACACATCGACATTTTGTATTGTTATTAGGAACCATTCTATTGGGGATGATAACCTTATTGTTGTGCCAATTTATAGCACAGTTGCCAGGAAGCGATCAGATGTTGCCAATCAATGTAGTAACGTCTTTTTTGGGAGCTCCAATGGTTATTTATATTGTTTTATCACGAAGAAGTATTTAG
- a CDS encoding ABC transporter substrate-binding protein, which produces MPIYFLLFFCWIVIACNNETKVSNSNVVEKERTILELDHAKNFTIEKEGTYTILTITKAWKNAQEEFQYVLYPREEQAPTNYPNAVTIPVPVERIICTSTIDVAFLDFLEATDKIVAMSNGAYVYNKNVQTALKEGRVMDIGGSNTIDYEKALTSNADVAMVYSIGDQASYKKFNEMGIPAVLLSDFMEKTPLGRAEWAVFVACLLGKENEALRKCSQIAAKYQQLQERATRHNRKPTVLTGAVYKGTWYVAGGKSFMATFIQDAGGRYLWEEDNSLSGVPLDFEAVYAKALEADYWINMSSWTNKDDLVDSESKYQDFKAFQEGQLYNYYKRGTAQGGSDIFESAIVNPHLVLKDLIHIFHDEQVEEDSLYYYQEL; this is translated from the coding sequence ATGCCTATTTATTTCTTACTCTTTTTTTGTTGGATAGTAATTGCTTGCAATAACGAAACAAAGGTGTCGAATAGCAATGTTGTTGAAAAAGAAAGAACAATATTAGAACTCGACCATGCTAAAAATTTCACCATTGAAAAAGAAGGTACTTATACCATTTTGACTATTACAAAAGCTTGGAAGAATGCCCAAGAGGAGTTTCAGTATGTTCTATATCCTAGAGAAGAACAAGCACCAACCAACTATCCTAATGCGGTTACTATTCCAGTACCTGTGGAGCGGATTATTTGTACAAGTACTATAGATGTGGCTTTCTTAGATTTTTTGGAGGCTACCGATAAGATTGTTGCCATGTCCAATGGGGCTTATGTTTATAATAAAAATGTTCAGACAGCTCTAAAAGAAGGACGTGTGATGGATATTGGGGGCAGCAATACGATTGATTATGAAAAGGCCTTGACAAGCAATGCAGATGTTGCTATGGTATATAGCATAGGTGATCAGGCTTCTTATAAGAAATTTAATGAGATGGGAATACCTGCGGTGTTGCTGTCTGATTTTATGGAGAAAACACCCTTGGGTAGGGCAGAGTGGGCAGTGTTTGTGGCTTGTTTGTTGGGAAAAGAGAACGAGGCATTGAGAAAGTGTAGCCAAATTGCGGCAAAGTATCAACAACTGCAAGAACGGGCGACTCGGCATAACAGAAAGCCTACTGTTTTGACAGGGGCTGTTTACAAAGGCACTTGGTATGTTGCGGGGGGCAAAAGTTTTATGGCAACCTTTATTCAAGATGCTGGGGGGCGTTATTTGTGGGAAGAAGATAATAGTTTGAGTGGTGTGCCACTTGATTTTGAAGCGGTATATGCCAAGGCTTTGGAGGCAGATTACTGGATTAATATGTCTAGTTGGACGAATAAAGACGACTTAGTTGACTCGGAATCCAAATACCAAGATTTTAAAGCCTTTCAAGAAGGGCAACTATACAATTATTATAAAAGAGGCACGGCACAGGGTGGTTCTGATATTTTTGAATCCGCTATTGTAAACCCTCACTTAGTTTTAAAAGATTTGATCCATATTTTTCATGACGAGCAAGTAGAGGAAGATAGTTTGTACTATTATCAGGAACTCTAA